In the genome of Cryptomeria japonica chromosome 8, Sugi_1.0, whole genome shotgun sequence, one region contains:
- the LOC131855924 gene encoding uncharacterized protein LOC131855924, translated as MPHLNELVSSFGTLKHLEYLHLEIDKFDSVLNIEWNLLLKSVRELTNLKTLKLVLSAAVEGEIALSNRGETTDDRFCMRSLEAISLCKVGNTRKVSIHGKFCPTLKSLKLCSMRDLSEVDLTGVTTLQCLVLFRCKKLTKVLSNYVPELEMVHIKLCRTMTELPNFGHVSCLKRIYISRCRDLQDISAIERLKGLERIWIAYCPKLKSIKAIEQLKGLRRIWIEECPQLEGVICFKELKELKRIFIGGCPKLQNIRGIEELKGLKEMMIAVCPIISVVERLQRLPSGLTILAGRWTPDREGLDSKWTSLMSDLKKLGTHCFCEIDFFSRGQVQEKIHSFHKTQHSVSRIICCALFSGDVYIGSEILIRRWLVDLGDDGAFFSFRDGGWTICTCVVNEERLSKSDSWMPLIDVLIKGFIMGVEAGEERKTIHILQTIFAQQYVNNGDYSNAESPDGDYFDGEYRAMDFDDLTEYVDDDEEDGGDDDDD; from the exons ATGCCACATTTAAACGAACTGGTGAGTTCGTTCGGAACTCTCAAACATCTGGAGTATTTGCACCTAGAAATAGACAAGTTTGACTCAGTCTTGAATATCGAATGGAATTTGTTGCTGAAATCTGTAAGAGAACTCACCAATCTGAAAACTTTAAAGCTGGTATTATCTGCTGCTGTAGAAGGGGAAATTGCTTTAAGCAACAGGGGAGAGACAACTGACGATCGGTTTTGTATGAGAAGCCTTGAAGCCATATCTCTGTGTAAGGTAGGGAACACAAGAAAGGTCTCAATTCATGGAAAGTTCTGTCCCACCTTGAAATCTCTTAAGCTTTGTTCTATGAGAGATCTAAGTGAAGTGGATTTAACAGGGGTAACCACACTGCAATGTCTTGTGCTGTTCCGCTGTAAAAAGTTGACAAAAGTGTTGAGCAATTATGTGCCAGAACTTGAAATGGTCCACATAAAATTATGCCGGACTATGACAGAGTTGCCAAATTTTGGGCATGTCAGTTGTCTCAAGAGGATCTATATTAGCCGCTGTCGGGATCTACAGGATATATCAGCAATTGAAAGATTGAAGGGACTGGAGAGGATATGGATTGCTTATTGTCCAAAGCTGAAGAGTATAAAAGCTATTGAACAATTGAAGGGGTTGAGAAGAATCTGGATTGAGGAATGTCCACAGCTGGAGGGTGTAATTTGTTTTAAAGAATTGAAGGAGTTGAAGAGAATCTTCATCGGGGGTTGTCCGAAGCTGCAGAATATAAGGGgtattgaagaattgaaaggactGAAGGAGATGATGATTGCAGTCTGTCCTATAATAAGTGTCGTTGAAAGGTTGCAG AGATTGCCGTCGGGGCTTACAATTCTAGCAGGGAGATGGACGCCAGATCGGGAAGGACTTGACTCCAAATGGACATCGCTCATGTCAGATCTAAAAAAATTGGGGACACATTGTTTCTGTGAAATAGATTTCTTTAGTAGGGGACAGGTACAGGAGAAGATCCATTCGTTTCATAAAACCCAGCATTCGGTCAGTAGAATCATCTGTTGCGCTCTCTTTTCGGGGGATGTTTACATAGGGAGCgaaattttgattaggaggtggtTGGTTGACCTAGGTGATGATGGTGCATTTTTCTCATTTCGTGATGGCGGATGGACGATATGTACGTGCGTGGTTAATGAAGAAAGGCTCTCAAAATCTGACTCCTGGATGCCCCTAATTGATGTACTAATAAAAGGGTTTATAATGGGAGTGGAGGCAGGTGAAGAAAGGAAAACCATTCACATATTGCAAACCATATTTGCTCAACAATACGTTAACAATGGCGACTATTCTAATGCGGAGTCTCCTGATGGCGACTACTTTGATGGCGAGTATCGAGCTATGGATTTTGATGATTTGACCGAGTATGTTGATGACGATGAAGAAGATGgtggcgatgatgatgatgattaa
- the LOC131857495 gene encoding toll/interleukin-1 receptor-like protein — protein MASTSTSGRGEEERDPFLVLEPPNKKIKSSLTAKQYDVFINHRGPDTKTDLALPLYNSLQQAGIRTYVDAPETELGDYFPSAIKNAISSATLHIAILSPRYAESAWCLAELSLMFQTRARIIPVFYRVQPSDFRYIKNEVADAFRKHEEKEKEEGRYTKHDIQQWKECLENVSGIKGYEIKEQNE, from the coding sequence ATGGCTTCCACTTCGACATCTGGTCGAGGAGAAGAGGAACGCGATCCGTTTTTGGTACTTGAACCTCCCAACAAAAAGATCAAATCTTCCTTGACTGCAAAACAGTATGATGTGTTCATTAACCATCGAGGCCCAGACACTAAAACAGATCTGGCTCTGCCGCTTTATAATTCTCTACAACAAGCTGGGATCCGGACATATGTAGATGCTCCAGAGACTGAACTGGGAGATTATTTTCCTTCTGCCATAAAGAATGCCATATCCTCTGCCACACTACACATAGCCATCTTGTCGCCGCGATATGCAGAGTCTGCTTGGTGTTTAGCTGAGCTATCTTTGATGTTTCAAACCAGGGCTAGAATTATTCCCGTGTTTTACCGAGTCCAGCCTTCAGACTTCCGCTACATAAAAAATGAAGTTGCAGATGCATTTAGAAAGCAcgaagagaaggagaaggaggaggGCAGATATACTAAACATGACATTCAACAGTGGAAAGAATGCCTGGAGAACGTTTCAGGAATCAAGGGCTACGAAATCAAGGAACAAAATGAGTAA